The segment GATAAATGAATTTGTCATCTAAGAATAACAGGGAATTACTCTGCCTTGCACCCAATTGCCAAAACATCAAAGGTAGAATACGGGAGCAGGTCTCACTACTGGTTTGTTTCTTCATTTTTTAGATTTCAGAAAGGCCATAAGTAAAGTGAGTTTAAAATAAAGATGACTTTGATGCACTAACATTCATATTTCAACCATATGTAAAAATTTACGAATTAGTCTTTGGATCTTTTTCACCTCTGAATTACTTCGTTTTAACACAATATAACTGTTAACATAGTCCTATAACTAAAACCTTAGTTCCATAACTATACTCCTATTTCCCCTTATCTTTTGTAATTAAGACTTAGAACAAAAACGCCTGCCATTTGTAATTGCAGGCGTTTTTTGCTCAATTTCTAGATAATAAGTGCCAAAAGCATTTACCCCTTTAAAACCCCTAATTCTCTGCCCACTTCTGTGAAGGCTTGGATGGCTTGGTCTAAATGTTCCTGGGTATGATCCGCGGAAAGTTGTACCCTTATACGGGCTGCGCCTTTGGCTACCACTGGGTAATAGAAGCCAATTACGTAAATGCCTCTTTCCAGCATTCTGGCCGCAAACTCCTGCGCTAGTTGGGCTTCATAGAGCATAACCGGCACAATAGGGTGCACTCCCGGACGAATGTCAAAACCAGCCGCGGTCATCTTCTCTCTGAAGTATTTAGTATTCCACTCCAAACGGTCGCGCAGTTCTGTGGTTGAACTCAGCAAGTCCAGAACAGCTAAGGAACCACCTACAATGCCCGGAGCCAGGGAGTTAGAGAACAGGTACGGACGTGAACGCTGCCGCAGCATGTCAATAATCTCTTTGCGGCCGGTCGTGAAACCACCCATGGCACCGCCCAAAGCCTTGCCCAAGGTTCCGGTGATGATATCCACGCGGCCCATCACGTTGTGGTACTCATGCGTACCGCGGCCAGTCTTGCCAATAAATCCGCTGGAGTGTGATTCATCTACCAACACCAACGCTTTATATTGATCAGCCAGGTCACAGATTTTGTCCAGCTGCGCAATTGTGCCGTCCATGGAGAAAGAACCATCTGTGACAATGATGCGGTGCTTCGCGCCCTGGGCTTCCTGCAGTTTAGCTTCCAGGTCGGCCATGTTGTTGTGCTCGTAGCGGAAGCGCTGCGCCTTGCACAACCTGATGCCGTCAATGATAGAAGCGTGGTTCAGGGCATCAGAGATAATGGCAGATTGTTCATCAAACAAAGGCTCAAACACACCGCCGTTGGCATCAAAAGCAGCCGCGTACAGAATGGTGTCTTCCGTGCCTAAGAACTCAGCTAGTTTTTGTTCCAGCTGTTTGTGAATATCTTGGGTACCGCAGATGAACCGTACGGAGCTCATGCCGTAGCCGTGGGTGTCCAGGGTGCGTTTGGCGGCTTCCAGCACGGCAGGGTGCGAGGAAAGGCCCAGGTAGTTGTTCGCACAGAAGTTCAGGACCTCGCCAGATTGCTGGGTTTGGATCTCGGCGTGCTGGGGCGTGGTGATGATTCGTTCGCTTTTATATAAGCCGTTGGCCTTAATATCGGCTAACTGCTGTTCTAAATCTGGTTTTAAGGTTTCGTACATATCAGATAGATAAAGTTGATACTTTGTAAGATCTGGCGTGGTTTAGGCTTCTTTTACCGGAAATACCTCCTAAACGAGAAGAGGTAGGAATTGGTCTTGTTTCTGCCCGAGCCACGCATTGTATTTTCAAAGATACAAAACCTCTCCACTCCCCAATGCTTTTTGGAGCCACTTGAATAACGTACATTTGTTTTCCTATTCAGCACCTGCATGACAAAACAAAAAAATGCCATTCTAGTGATAGGCGCCTGCGGACAGTTGGGCTCTGAACTCACCCTTGAATTGAGGAAAATCTACGGCGATGCAAATGTGGTGGCCGCTGATATCCAATATCCTAAACAGGCCGATTTGCGCGAGAGCGGGCCATTTGAGATAGTAGACGTACTCACCCCGCAACACCTTACAGAGCTGGCGTCGCGGTACAAATTCAAGCAGATTTACCACCTGGCCGCCATCCTTTCCGCCACCGGCGAAAAGAACCCTAAATTTGCCTGGCGCCTGAACATGGACGGTTTGTTCAACGTCCTGGACTTCGCGCTGGAGCAGAAAGTGGAGAAAGTGTACTGGCCTTCGTCCATCGCGGTCTTCGGCCCTAACTCGCCCCGCCAAAACACTCCACAAGACACCATCATGGACCCCAACACCGTGTACGGCATCAGCAAGCAGGCCGGCGAGCGGTGGTGCGAGTACTACTTCAACAAATATGGGTTAGATGTGCGCAGCCTCAGGTACCCGGGCCTTATTGGCTACAAAGCCCTGCCTGGCGG is part of the Rufibacter tibetensis genome and harbors:
- a CDS encoding NAD-dependent epimerase/dehydratase family protein, with product MTKQKNAILVIGACGQLGSELTLELRKIYGDANVVAADIQYPKQADLRESGPFEIVDVLTPQHLTELASRYKFKQIYHLAAILSATGEKNPKFAWRLNMDGLFNVLDFALEQKVEKVYWPSSIAVFGPNSPRQNTPQDTIMDPNTVYGISKQAGERWCEYYFNKYGLDVRSLRYPGLIGYKALPGGGTTDYAVDIYHQALALGTYKCFLSENTRLPMMYMPDALKATIDLMHAPAEQVKVRSSYNLAAMSFTPQEIAASIQRHYPDFTITYDPDSRQQIADSWPQSINDSAARQDWGWNPQYDLHTMTDDMLRHLKRINN
- the kbl gene encoding glycine C-acetyltransferase — encoded protein: MYETLKPDLEQQLADIKANGLYKSERIITTPQHAEIQTQQSGEVLNFCANNYLGLSSHPAVLEAAKRTLDTHGYGMSSVRFICGTQDIHKQLEQKLAEFLGTEDTILYAAAFDANGGVFEPLFDEQSAIISDALNHASIIDGIRLCKAQRFRYEHNNMADLEAKLQEAQGAKHRIIVTDGSFSMDGTIAQLDKICDLADQYKALVLVDESHSSGFIGKTGRGTHEYHNVMGRVDIITGTLGKALGGAMGGFTTGRKEIIDMLRQRSRPYLFSNSLAPGIVGGSLAVLDLLSSTTELRDRLEWNTKYFREKMTAAGFDIRPGVHPIVPVMLYEAQLAQEFAARMLERGIYVIGFYYPVVAKGAARIRVQLSADHTQEHLDQAIQAFTEVGRELGVLKG